One region of Primulina tabacum isolate GXHZ01 chromosome 1, ASM2559414v2, whole genome shotgun sequence genomic DNA includes:
- the LOC142524417 gene encoding thaumatin-like protein 1, protein MGSSSTTLFTIFLLYTFQQKGVVDASTFTFLNKCSQTVWPAILGHPPMETTGFELPKGGSRAFQAPTGWSGRFWGRTGCTFDGSGRGSCATGDCSSGQMECNGASSTASTLAEFTLGSGSMDFYDVSLVDGYNLPVMVDASGGSGQCKSTGCVEDLNRLCPAELRTDDGGACRSACDAYGTPEYCCKGEYGSPSTCKPSSYSQVFKNACPKSYSYAYDDATSIFTCTAADYLITFCPNHPSQKSSKSSDGTTNNSGPEGGSDAGSGSGSMPEPMLADRSWLANLAIGASTRTSSFRSAFQIASVLVHLASTVVLLL, encoded by the exons ATGGGTTCTTCTAGTACTACTTTATTTACCATTTTTCTGCTCTACACTTTCCAACAAAAAG GAGTGGTTGATGCTTCAACTTTTACATTCTTAAACAAGTGTTCTCAGACGGTTTGGCCGGCGATTCTCGGCCATCCCCCCATGGAGACAACCGGATTCGAGCTACCCAAAGGCGGCTCACGGGCCTTCCAGGCTCCGACCGGTTGGTCGGGTCGGTTCTGGGGTAGAACCGGGTGCACTTTCGACGGCTCGGGCCGTGGCTCCTGCGCCACAGGAGACTGCAGCTCCGGCCAGATGGAGTGCAACGGGGCTAGTTCCACAGCCTCAACGCTGGCGGAATTCACCCTTGGGTCGGGTTCCATGGACTTCTACGACGTGAGCCTCGTGGACGGCTACAATTTGCCAGTGATGGTGGACGCCAGCGGCGGCTCGGGCCAATGCAAATCCACAGGCTGCGTGGAGGACCTGAACAGGCTGTGCCCGGCGGAGCTGAGGACTGATGACGGCGGCGCGTGCCGAAGCGCTTGCGATGCTTATGGCACGCCGGAGTACTGTTGCAAGGGGGAGTACGGCTCTCCATCGACGTGCAAACCGTCGTCGTACTCGCAGGTGTTCAAGAATGCGTGCCCGAAATCTTACAGCTACGCGTATGATGATGCCACCAGCATCTTCACTTGCACCGCCGCCGACTATTTAATTACCTTTTGTCCCAACCACCCAAG CCAAAAATCATCGAAATCAAGTGACGGAACGACAAATAATTCCGGGCCGGAAGGTGGTTCCGATGCTGGATCAGGTTCCGGCTCAATGCCGGAACCCATGTTGGCGGATAGGTCGTGGTTGGCAAATTTGGCGATTGGGGCCTCTACTAGAACAAGTTCTTTTCGTTCCGCCTTTCAAATAGCATCAGTCCTTGTACATCTGGCTTCCACGGTAGTACTTCTGTtgtaa